A single genomic interval of Aedes aegypti strain LVP_AGWG chromosome 1, AaegL5.0 Primary Assembly, whole genome shotgun sequence harbors:
- the LOC110677126 gene encoding uncharacterized protein LOC110677126 — protein sequence MDIKDDSDGKLVELIITNPEDIELTDDAGSDAGDNYELLQLITETWCLDRVVYDILIAHGYTLEYAKTLDEKALNDVFSITKWTAHKHALRQKLTLWKESVLFREGDTEPVASCSYQVPVHNMATSSAAVSPQRKLIPTSVSRALLDNILERNEKEKIVAKYYQLHSRLDKQHRKFLSHTIVDYYIANQKYFALPDMSRFAELIAERFPSEIAVTYYNPRSNSANKKHPSGMLYDRFYNRKKTSASTISSVPLIEPTIHSEQAALKISETEIRHMESNKVWLRNNCAPGEQVLSRWKQSVQLRLRSIQHDKDKNKPTVLSEWPRYLDEDGYLLVDVDFDFLRFPEGK from the exons ATGGATATAAAAGACGATTCTGACGGAAAATTGGTGGAGCTGATTATTACTAATCCGGAGGATATCGAATTAACCGATG aTGCTGGTTCGGACGCTGGGGACAATTACGAGCTTCTGCAGTTGATAACCGAAACTTGGTGTTTGGATCGAGTAGTTTATGACATACTGATTG CCCATGGATATACTTTGGAGTATGCAAAAACTCTGGACGAAAAGGCTCTGAATGATGTGTTTTCAATCACAAAATGGACGGCTCATAAACATGCACTCCGCCAAAAACTAACGCTTTGGAAAGAAAGTGTACTTTTCCGTGAAGGCGACACAGAACCTGTAGCAAGCTGTAGCTACCAAGTTCCAGTTCATAACATGGCAACTTCATCGGCAGCCGTATCACCGCAACGTAAGCTGATTCCGACAAGTGTTTCGAGAGCGTTATTGGATAATATTTTGGAGCGAAACGAGAAAGAAAAGATCGTGGCAAAGTATTATCAATTACACAGTCGACTTGACAAACAGCATCGAAAGTTTTTGTCACATACCATTGTTGACTACTATATTGCGAATCAGAAGTATTTCGCACTTCCGGACATGTCCAGATTTGCAGAACTAATCGCTGAACGTTTTCCATCTGAAATAGCT GTTACGTATTACAATCCCCGCAGCAACTCGGCAAATAAGAAGCATCCATCAGGTATGCTATACGACCGGTTCTACAATAGGAAGAAAACATCTGCGTCAACAATTTCAAGTGTTCCATTAATTGAACCAACCATCCATTCAGAGCAAGCTGCTTTGAAGATATCTGAGACAg aaattcgtCATATGGAGTCTAACAAAGTATGGTTGCGGAATAATTGTGCGCCCGGTGAACAAGTTTTGAGTCGGTGGAAGCAGTCCGTTCAACTGCGGTTGAGAAGCATTCAACACGATaaggataaaaacaaaccaaCCGTTCTTTCTGAGTGGCCTCGTTATTTGGACGAAGACGGATACTTACTG GTTGATGTGGACTTCGATTTCCTTCGATTTCCAGAAGGCAAATGA